The proteins below come from a single Burkholderia contaminans genomic window:
- the mprF gene encoding bifunctional lysylphosphatidylglycerol flippase/synthetase MprF: MSSRHSGSPGRAAAVIARARALIRNERVLSPLLALGIGLLLIVVFQHLSESVDYRSVIRQLRHMSAGEWGASLAATALSYLALVARDAVGLRYVAARVPRVALWIGAIAGSALGNATGFGALTGGAVRARVYGVSGVTPAQIGRMTVFTSGTLALAMVWMTAIGMVCVPEALAAMLHVAPGVLTWTGAALLVVLAAMVVMCGNTARPVVTRFKWLSFDVPARRDLVAQVVYAVLDVVAAGLTLWVLLPAAPVGFPTFITVYAAALLLGMIGHTPGGIGVFEAAMVFTLGREVPPHAMVAALIAYRAIYFGVPLVLSAGLLAGFEGRALRRRLVTRQAVRVSQLAPVFLSLVTFAVGGMLVISSATPAFWHRIAILRHLVPLWVLEGSQVICSVLGVALLFVARGLLRRLDGAWWMTFALTLASLALSLAKGLAFVEAGVLGTLLVLLLVSRRRFNRHSSLLAERFTVSWFVSVAMVLMLAVWVLFFAFRDVPYTRELWSHFSFDARAPRALRATLAAGVFVALFALWQLLRPAPGRFVKPAEQDLSDAERIIRAQECSDAGLALMGDKSFLFSESRRAFLMYAKNGRTWAALHDPVGPREEWPALISKFIALAHAHSGRAAFYQVRANALPLYLDAGLTLMKLGEEAHIALDRFDLKGSNRSHLRYALRRGDKDALTVEVIAPSDVPAALPALRDISDGWLDSRDAREKSFSVAAFHEGYLATQSVMLVRQADKPIAFVTFMTTDLNTEATVGVMRHLPEASPYAMEYLFTQLALHLKEAGFRKLSLGIAPFSGMGAAKMPSPLHRIGLMVWRFGGRFYNFRGLRAFKSKFEPHWEPRYLAASGTVGVFVTLADLSLLAGGRRS; encoded by the coding sequence ATGTCTTCCCGCCACTCTGGTTCGCCTGGTCGTGCCGCGGCGGTGATCGCCCGTGCCCGGGCGCTGATCCGCAACGAGCGCGTGCTGTCGCCGCTGCTTGCGCTCGGCATCGGCCTGCTGCTGATCGTGGTTTTCCAGCACCTGTCGGAATCCGTCGACTACCGGTCGGTAATCCGCCAACTGCGTCACATGTCCGCCGGGGAGTGGGGCGCTTCGCTGGCCGCGACGGCCCTCAGCTATCTCGCGCTCGTCGCCCGCGACGCGGTCGGCCTGCGCTATGTCGCCGCGAGAGTGCCGCGCGTCGCGCTGTGGATCGGCGCGATCGCCGGGTCCGCGCTCGGTAACGCGACCGGCTTCGGCGCGCTGACGGGCGGCGCGGTGCGCGCACGCGTGTACGGCGTGTCGGGCGTCACGCCCGCGCAGATCGGCCGGATGACGGTGTTCACGAGCGGCACGCTGGCGCTCGCGATGGTGTGGATGACGGCGATCGGCATGGTCTGCGTGCCGGAGGCGCTCGCCGCGATGCTGCATGTCGCGCCCGGCGTGCTCACGTGGACCGGCGCCGCGCTGCTCGTGGTGCTGGCCGCGATGGTCGTGATGTGCGGCAATACCGCGCGCCCGGTCGTCACGCGCTTCAAGTGGCTGTCGTTCGACGTGCCGGCACGGCGCGATCTCGTCGCGCAGGTGGTCTATGCAGTGCTCGACGTCGTCGCGGCGGGCCTCACGCTGTGGGTGCTGCTGCCGGCCGCGCCGGTCGGCTTCCCGACCTTCATTACTGTTTACGCCGCCGCGTTGCTGCTCGGGATGATCGGCCATACGCCGGGTGGGATCGGCGTGTTCGAAGCCGCGATGGTCTTCACGCTTGGCCGCGAAGTGCCGCCGCACGCGATGGTGGCCGCGCTGATCGCATATCGCGCGATCTATTTCGGCGTGCCGCTCGTGCTGTCGGCCGGCCTGCTGGCCGGTTTCGAGGGCCGCGCGCTGCGGCGCCGGCTCGTGACGCGGCAGGCCGTGCGCGTATCGCAGCTCGCGCCGGTGTTCCTGAGCCTCGTGACGTTCGCGGTCGGCGGGATGCTGGTGATCTCGAGCGCGACGCCCGCGTTCTGGCACCGGATCGCGATCCTGCGCCACCTCGTGCCGCTGTGGGTGCTCGAAGGCTCGCAGGTGATCTGCAGCGTGCTTGGCGTCGCGCTGCTGTTCGTCGCGCGCGGGTTGCTGCGCCGCCTCGACGGTGCATGGTGGATGACCTTCGCGCTGACGCTCGCCAGCCTCGCGCTGTCGCTGGCGAAAGGCCTCGCGTTCGTCGAGGCCGGCGTGCTCGGCACGCTGCTGGTGCTGCTGCTCGTCAGCCGTCGCCGCTTCAACCGCCATTCGTCGCTGCTGGCGGAGCGCTTCACGGTGAGCTGGTTCGTGTCGGTGGCGATGGTGCTGATGCTGGCCGTGTGGGTGCTGTTCTTCGCGTTCCGCGACGTGCCGTACACGCGCGAGCTGTGGTCGCATTTCTCGTTCGACGCGCGTGCGCCGCGGGCGCTGCGCGCGACGCTCGCCGCTGGCGTGTTCGTCGCGCTGTTCGCGCTCTGGCAGCTGCTGCGCCCGGCACCCGGCCGTTTCGTGAAGCCCGCGGAGCAGGATCTGTCGGATGCCGAACGGATCATCCGCGCGCAGGAATGCAGCGATGCGGGCCTCGCGCTGATGGGCGACAAGTCGTTCCTGTTCTCGGAGTCCCGCCGGGCCTTCCTGATGTATGCGAAGAACGGTCGCACGTGGGCCGCGCTGCACGACCCGGTCGGGCCGCGCGAGGAGTGGCCGGCGCTGATCAGCAAGTTCATCGCGCTCGCGCACGCGCATAGCGGCCGTGCGGCGTTCTACCAGGTGCGCGCGAACGCGCTGCCGCTGTATCTCGACGCGGGGCTCACGCTGATGAAGCTCGGCGAGGAAGCGCATATCGCGCTCGACCGCTTCGACCTGAAGGGTTCGAACCGGTCGCACCTGCGCTACGCGCTGCGCCGCGGCGACAAGGACGCGCTGACGGTCGAAGTGATCGCGCCGAGCGACGTGCCGGCCGCGCTGCCGGCGCTGCGCGACATCTCGGACGGCTGGCTCGACAGCCGCGACGCGCGCGAGAAGAGCTTCTCGGTCGCCGCGTTCCACGAAGGCTATCTGGCGACGCAGTCGGTGATGCTGGTGCGGCAGGCCGACAAGCCGATCGCGTTCGTCACGTTCATGACGACCGACCTCAACACCGAGGCGACGGTCGGTGTGATGCGCCATCTGCCGGAGGCATCGCCGTACGCGATGGAATATCTGTTTACGCAGCTCGCGCTGCATCTGAAGGAAGCGGGCTTCCGCAAGCTGAGCCTGGGTATCGCACCGTTCTCGGGGATGGGGGCGGCGAAGATGCCGTCGCCGTTGCACCGGATCGGCCTGATGGTCTGGCGCTTCGGCGGCCGCTTCTACAACTTCCGCGGCTTGCGCGCATTCAAGAGCAAGTTCGAACCGCACTGGGAGCCGCGTTACCTCGCGGCCTCGGGCACGGTCGGCGTGTTCGTCACGCTGGCGGATCTGTCATTGCTGGCTGGAGGTCGGCGTTCATGA
- a CDS encoding LysR family transcriptional regulator: protein MSRRDPMAGLHVFMTVATAGNFTRAAAALGLTPAAVSLAIGQLEGELNVKLFNRSTRGVSLTEAGQRYWRQTEPAYRQVMQARDELKDARSEPNGLLRVTALPLARALVIAPVLATFRERYPKVRLEIRYENELVDIAKDGFDAGIRLADRLQPGMIGVRIAPALTCALVASPGYLARYGAPASIAELERHACIRFRFSESGRLHKWLLRDGQRDVDLDPDGVFVTNDADGVIDAARAGVGIAFAFMRERIEQDLHDGTLVEVLPGACRRLPPMWLYYVNRKHVPAKLRAFIDVLREREGAGDA from the coding sequence ATGAGCAGACGCGATCCGATGGCCGGGCTGCACGTGTTCATGACCGTCGCGACGGCCGGCAACTTCACGCGCGCCGCGGCTGCCCTCGGCCTGACGCCGGCCGCCGTCAGCCTGGCGATCGGCCAGCTCGAAGGCGAGCTGAACGTGAAGCTGTTCAACCGCAGCACGCGCGGCGTGAGCCTCACGGAAGCCGGCCAGCGCTACTGGCGGCAGACGGAGCCCGCGTACCGGCAGGTCATGCAGGCTCGCGACGAACTGAAGGATGCGCGCAGCGAGCCGAACGGGTTGTTGCGCGTGACCGCGCTGCCGCTGGCGCGAGCGCTCGTGATCGCGCCGGTGCTCGCGACGTTCCGCGAACGCTATCCGAAAGTCCGACTCGAGATCCGCTACGAAAACGAGCTGGTCGATATCGCGAAGGACGGGTTCGATGCGGGGATTCGCCTGGCCGACCGGTTGCAGCCGGGCATGATCGGCGTGCGGATCGCGCCGGCGCTGACGTGCGCGCTGGTGGCGTCGCCCGGCTATCTGGCGCGGTATGGCGCGCCGGCGTCGATTGCCGAGCTCGAGCGGCATGCGTGCATCCGATTCCGGTTCTCGGAGAGCGGACGCCTGCACAAATGGCTGTTGCGCGACGGGCAGCGCGACGTCGATCTCGATCCGGACGGCGTGTTCGTGACGAACGATGCCGACGGGGTGATCGATGCGGCGCGTGCGGGCGTCGGCATCGCGTTCGCGTTCATGCGCGAGCGGATCGAGCAGGACTTGCACGACGGCACGCTCGTCGAGGTGCTGCCGGGCGCGTGTCGCAGGCTCCCGCCGATGTGGCTGTACTACGTCAATCGCAAGCACGTGCCGGCCAAGCTGCGCGCGTTCATCGACGTGCTGCGCGAGCGCGAAGGCGCGGGCGACGCGTAG
- a CDS encoding GlcG/HbpS family heme-binding protein, with translation MNPLTAALPLAVARRTIDAALAHAASLQVAGIAVAIVDAGANLLAFARTDDCFLGAIDLAQRKALTAIRFRASTGALGAMSGDGPLRGIEHSHGGLVTFGGGEPLVDGDGRCVGAIGISGGSVDEDTAIAQHCRDRFPATFHSTR, from the coding sequence ATGAACCCGCTCACCGCCGCACTGCCGCTCGCCGTCGCCCGCCGCACGATCGACGCGGCGCTGGCGCATGCCGCATCGCTGCAGGTCGCCGGCATCGCCGTCGCAATCGTCGATGCCGGCGCGAACCTGCTCGCGTTCGCGCGCACCGACGACTGCTTTCTCGGTGCGATCGATCTCGCGCAACGCAAGGCGCTGACGGCGATCCGCTTCCGCGCCTCGACCGGCGCACTCGGTGCGATGTCGGGCGACGGTCCGCTGCGCGGCATCGAGCACAGCCACGGCGGGCTCGTCACGTTCGGCGGCGGCGAACCGCTCGTCGACGGCGACGGGCGATGCGTCGGCGCGATCGGCATCTCGGGCGGCAGTGTCGACGAAGACACCGCGATCGCGCAGCACTGCCGCGACCGCTTTCCGGCAACGTTCCACTCCACAAGGTAA
- a CDS encoding SDR family oxidoreductase has product MAQKRILITGAGTGFGREVALRLAERGHDVTAGVRVIAEIDALTAAAKQRGTALRAIKLDVTSPHDRARAAELGIDVLVNNAGVGEAGALVDLPVEIVRELFDVNVFGPLELTQQIARGMLARGHGKIVFVSSIAGLITGPFTGAYCASKHAVESVAEAMHAELAPHGIKVAVVNPGPYSTGFNDRMMETTRRWRDPAVHTVTPERLTFPLEQHDPEEMIAKMVDVIDSGGGAFRNVLPASSEAFVRAEQAHAWERRQ; this is encoded by the coding sequence ATGGCACAGAAACGCATCCTCATCACCGGCGCGGGCACCGGCTTCGGCCGCGAAGTCGCGTTGCGCCTCGCCGAACGCGGTCACGACGTGACGGCCGGCGTGCGCGTCATCGCCGAAATCGACGCACTGACGGCCGCCGCCAAGCAGCGCGGCACCGCGCTGCGCGCGATCAAGCTCGACGTGACGTCACCACATGACCGCGCCCGCGCGGCCGAACTCGGCATCGACGTGCTCGTGAACAACGCGGGCGTGGGCGAAGCCGGCGCGCTCGTCGACCTGCCGGTCGAGATCGTGCGCGAACTGTTCGACGTGAACGTGTTCGGGCCGCTCGAACTCACCCAGCAGATCGCGCGCGGCATGCTCGCGCGCGGGCACGGCAAGATCGTGTTCGTGTCGTCGATCGCGGGCCTGATCACGGGGCCGTTCACCGGCGCCTATTGCGCGTCGAAGCACGCGGTCGAATCAGTGGCCGAGGCGATGCACGCGGAACTCGCGCCGCACGGGATCAAGGTCGCGGTCGTCAACCCCGGCCCGTACAGCACGGGCTTCAACGACCGGATGATGGAAACGACGCGACGCTGGCGCGATCCGGCCGTGCATACCGTGACGCCCGAGCGGCTGACGTTCCCGCTCGAACAGCACGACCCGGAGGAAATGATCGCGAAGATGGTCGACGTGATCGACAGCGGCGGCGGCGCATTCCGCAATGTGCTGCCGGCATCGTCGGAAGCGTTCGTGCGCGCCGAACAGGCGCACGCGTGGGAGCGGCGGCAGTAA